The following coding sequences lie in one Salvelinus fontinalis isolate EN_2023a chromosome 21, ASM2944872v1, whole genome shotgun sequence genomic window:
- the si:ch1073-398f15.1 gene encoding cardiomyopathy-associated protein 5 produces MNTMETVECIRIDPDTLTMLEDDVDITEGVSQINDEVEDLRNSLRLAVQDEAVRPKMQCLMMDPSFSMVTVQGEDSGIQWETSSSRCSTPWGSEAEPTPTVASEFCFPINERSVSPGLGSGMAGKITFVMDEAMMVRRPRMKTSCGGGRKSRADRRGRTPLPTGDDLGELVEKPELVEVSLPNVRAKGDGEEEETTDPKEEKKQSLFRLVSEGSEILNIVVPPRLVSIDEEESQVMVDNLSYLEESTFTKPSNEIIEEVFEEDNAPSVGGGDQTVEHTDSSHLTRPDQTDPPGAPVAKQPRRGATSDMDYFETFTQMDEPAPGGPTMIEEGQEEEEADCGEENQQVSEEPEQLQDAAPVTEDLGGSSTGVSGEEISSDHLDEVFYGGMDNMPSKNYLEVEESAVDKSPKSPLKESGSALFGSEETVLTPIFLPSGPPKIINPTLLEEPTAMAFLYTDLYEEAVGSREGVKEEDTESMTSERSFHSRHSDREARGYLEKFVLKDETPMVELEGEPAVEEGFRTWAQELYTLDSFLSHPDDGETEGEIQEFEHDMTDFFRTNASSSPSDDRYIPSLDKEKNHAEPVKEDKNVKADNVLKTVQEAPQLQVVKEVKTTEEENKTQGVVTDLNDPPLSDPESFSERAGGGSVTEPPTDIDLSYKHDAPTVELQTLPPLSDSGTNQDAPKPVAPPRRKPAAPHKSSLKLAPLARAQTPVEILEGGGDRGKEEREEEKEKASPAETADEGEGDGETGQREEEKDMTTPVDGSSSFYQSQITLLSSIATEQVKAEDKKTELAEGHRTTEPPQAEESDSPKPEADPLLTGQDSKTEPAKGEAEPAESAKLEVEPTTGPSQTTPSVPAPVNDPAKVGDGCIIL; encoded by the exons TTTGCGGTTGGCGGTTCAGGATGAGGCGGTGCGTCCCAAGATGCAGTGCTTAATGATGGACCCCTCCTTCTCCATGGTTACCGTGCAGGGCGAGGACAGCGGCATCCAATGGGAGACCAGCTCCAGCCGCTGCTCCACCCCTTGGGGTTCCGAAGCTGAACCCACCCCTACCGTCGCCTCGGAATTCTGCTTTCCCATTAATGAAAGGTCTGTTTCACCTGGATTAGGATCTGGAATGGCAGGTAAAATAACCTTTGTCATGGATGAGGCAATGATGGTGAGGAGGCCAAGGATGAAAACAAGTTGTGGAGGAGGACGCAAGAGCCGGGCTGACAGACGGGGACGGACTCCTCTGCCCACAGGTGATGACTTAGGTGAG TTGGTTGAGAAGCCAGAGCTAGTGGAGGTCTCCCTGCCCAATGTGAGGGCaaagggagatggggaggaggaggaaacgACAGATCCCAAAGAGGAGAAGAAGCAGAGTTTGTTCCGCCTGGTGTCAGAAGGCTCAGAGATCCTGAACATCGTGGTTCCTCCCAGGCTGGTGAGCATAGACGAGGAGGAGAGCCAAGTCATGGTGGACAACCTGTCTTATCTGGAGGAATCCACCTTCACCAAACCCAGTAACGAAATCATAGAAGAG GTGTTTGAGGAGGACAACGCACCATCAGTGGGAGGTGGAGATCAAACGGTGGAACACACTGACTCCTCCCATCTCACCAGGCCTGATCAGACTGACCCTCCTGGGGCTCCGGTGGCAAAGCAGCCCAGACGAGGAGCCACCAGCGACATGGACTACTTTGAGACATTTACTCAGATGGATGAGCCTGCTCCAGGAGGCCCCACCATGATTGAagaaggacaggaggaggaggaagcagaCTGTGGAGAGGAAAACCAGCAAGTGAGTGAGGAGCCGGAACAGCTCCAAGATGCCGCACCTGTGACCGAAGACTTGGGAGGTTCCAGCACAGGCGTTAGCGGAGAAGAAATCTCCAGTGACCATCTAGATGAGGTGTTCTACGGCGGTATGGACAATATGCCTTCTAAGAACTATCTGGAAGTAGAGGAGAGCGCAGTAGACAAGTCACCCAAGTCCCCCCTGAAGGAGAGTGGATCGGCCCTCTTCGGCAGCGAGGAAACCGTCCTCACCCCCATCTTCCTCCCCTCGGGACCCCCCAAAATCATCAACCCCACTCTGCTAGAAGAGCCTACGGCCATGGCCTTCCTTTACACAGACCTCTATGAAGAGGCGGTGGGCAGCAGGGAAGGAGTGAAGGAGGAAGACACTGAGAGTATGACCTCCGAAAGGTCCTTCCACAGCAGACACTCAGACCGGGAGGCCAGGGGGTACCTGGAGAAGTTTGTCCTGAAGGACGAGACTCCCATGGTGGAGCTGGAAGGGGAACCGGCAGTAGAGGAAGGCTTCAGAACTTGGGCACAGGAATTGTACACGCTGGACAGCTTTCTCTCACACCCTGatgatggagagacagaaggggagatCCAGGAGTTTGAGCATGACATGACAGATTTTTTCCGTACGAACGCCAGTTCCTCTCCATCTGATGATCGGTACATCCCATCACTGGATAAAGAAAAGAACCATGCAGAACCTGTGAAGGAGGACAAAAACGTTAAGGCAGACAATGTTTTAAAGACAGTGCAGGAAGCACCTCAGCTTCAAGTGGTTAAAGAAGTGAAAACCACAGAGGAGGAGAACAAGACTCAGGGCGTTGTCACAGATTTAAATGATCCACCACTTTCTGACCCAGAGTCTTTCTCTGAGAGGGCTGGTGGGGGGAGTGTCACTGAGCCCCCCACAGACATAGATCTCTCATACAAACATGATGCTCCCACAGTGGAACTACAAACACTCCCACCTCTGAGTGACAGTGGAACAAATCAGGACGCTCCAAAGCCAGTAGCCCCCCCTAGAAGGAAGCCAGCTGCACCTCACAAGAGCTCTCTGAAACTAGCGCCACTGGCTCGAGCCCAGACCCCAGTTGAGAtcctagagggaggaggggatagagggaaggaagagagggaggaggagaaagagaaggcttCACCAGCTGAGACTGCTgatgaaggagagggggatggagagacaggacagagggaggaggagaaagataTGACAACACCAGTTGACGGCTCATCCTCATTTTACCAATCCCAGATTACGCTGCTCTCAAGTATAGCTACTGAACAAGTAAAAGCAGAGGATAAAAAGACTGAATTGGCTGAAGGACACAGAACCACAGAACCACCTCAGGCTGAGGAGAGTGACAGCCCCAAGCCAGAGGCTGACCCGTTattgacaggacaggacagtaaaacAGAACCAGCTAAAGGAGAGGCTGAACCAGCTGAGTCAGCCAAGCTAGAAGTTGAACCTACAACAGGACCTAGCCAGACCACTCCTTCCGTTCCTGCCCCAGTGAATGACCCAGCCAAAGTTGGTGACGGATGCATCATCCTTTAG